Within Primulina tabacum isolate GXHZ01 chromosome 5, ASM2559414v2, whole genome shotgun sequence, the genomic segment TATGGTCGCACAAAGGTATGTATGCACTCAGCATTACAATTTCACTCGTGTCTTTTCATTTATTTTGTTGTATTTTTGCTTAGGAAGATAGTACGTGACAATTTTCTTTTCTTGAATCTTTATATAACCAGTTGTTTCTCGAAGAAATTGCTCGGGACATTCAAAAGGCCGACCCAGAATGGAGAATGATTTTGCTCAGATACTTCAACCCTGTTGGAGCTCATGAGAGTGGCATATTGGGAGAAGATCCAAAGGGAATCCCTAACAATCTTATGCCTTACATAACTCAAGTGGCTGTTGGCCGATTGCCTGAGTTAAATGTTTATGGTCACGATTATCCAACTCATGATGGTAGCGCGGTAAGTTGGCTCATTCAAGATTAAAATCACCGGTGCTCAATTTGTTTGGATGCCTTTTCTCTGCATTTCTGATGTGTATAAAAGCATACCAAAAAGATCGAGTGATTAAATTGTGTTTCATTATGTATACCATCCGAAACAGGTACGAGACTACATCCATGTCATGGATTTGGCCGATGGTCACGTAGTTTCACTCGAAAGGGTTCTCGAGAACAAGGATATAGGTGATTGTATACCATTGTTGTGAAACTATTCTGCTATTTCGAAACTTCGTatctttttaattttagttTGTAATTTCATGACTTCATTGGGTATGATTTACCTTATCTAACGAGGGTTTCTTTCAAGGTTGTGTTGCCTACAACTTGGGGACGGGTCGTGGCACATCCGTTCTTGACATGGTAGCTGCCTTCGAAAGGGCTTCAGGAAAGGTGACTACTTTCCCTTGCTCTCTCCCCCAGGACGACGTACCAAGCGATGGGGTGAGAGATGCTGTAAAACACCACCCGTCAGTGATAAAAATACGATTTTTATCAGTAACTTTTTCGAGAATCAAACTTTGGATCGTTATTGAAATTGGTTTCACCCCTATCTCCCAGTCTTGTCCATAAAGTCGCCAGTTTACGTGCTTCTACATGACTAGTTCGACTCGTAAAGCTTGTTCCTATCTTGCAgaaaatacccatcaaacttTGTCCGAGAAGGCCAGGAGATGCCACGGCTGTTTATGCATCCACAGAGAAAGCCGAGAAAGAGCTCGGTTGGAAGTAAGTATTTTTAAGTACTTCTCTTCTTTGCATTCAAATCTTGGATTGAACTCTGTCCGGGGTTTGTCATAGTTTTTCATTGTTCCACTGAAATCTGAAATAGTTAAAAACCAGTCATACCACGTTACTTCAAAATTCTAATCCGTCAGGGCCTTGGGGCAGGAAGTCGTGGCTCTTCCTTGCCTAAGAGGTAAGGGTGAAATGAAAACAGACCGAGTGAGCCGGGTTTCAGGCGCTATTCTGGCCTTGTACGCAAAATGGGTTCTGTTTTTTCGAACGCGGAGGTGGAGTGAGAGTAGTATAGTTCTATTTTTTCGAACTCGAGGTGGAGTGAGAGTAGTATAGAAACATGATTTTCTTATATTGGTGAACCGCTTATAGCTGAATGCATGATACATGTTTTGTGATCTCATTTATATACAGGGCAAACTATGGTATAGAAGAAATGTGCAGGGATCAATGGAAGTGGGCTAGCCAGAATCCGTGGGGCTATCAATCCAAGCCTTGAGCATTTCTACACCGTTAATATTCCACACATATTCCTgcctttcaaatttttttccttcTACTTATCTTTTTTATGGATTTGGGGTGGGATTTAAAAtcatatgattatttaaatattagaaATTTGTTCGATTTAGAGTTCCATTCGTTTTGTCTGAATACTATTAAACAAAGCTCTGATTATGGCTCAAGTG encodes:
- the LOC142545347 gene encoding bifunctional UDP-glucose 4-epimerase and UDP-xylose 4-epimerase 1-like, whose translation is MTGMKRRSILVTGGAGFIGTHTVLQLLKQGFKVSIIDNLDNSVEEAVHRLRQLAGPQLSQNLDFHLGDIRNVEDLEKLFSSTNFDAVIHFAGLKAVGESVAYPMRYFDNNLIGSINLYKTMAKYNCKKLVFSSSSTVYGQPDKIPCLEDYELKAMMNPYGRTKLFLEEIARDIQKADPEWRMILLRYFNPVGAHESGILGEDPKGIPNNLMPYITQVAVGRLPELNVYGHDYPTHDGSAVRDYIHVMDLADGHVVSLERVLENKDIGCVAYNLGTGRGTSVLDMVAAFERASGKKIPIKLCPRRPGDATAVYASTEKAEKELGWKANYGIEEMCRDQWKWASQNPWGYQSKP